TTGTAAGTCAGGTCAAAATTTCTTCGTGGTTTCATAGAGGACAAGATAGGAATTAGGGGCTTCTATTTTCTGTCCGTCGAAAGCTAGGAAGTTCAGACGTATCCAGTTAGTCGGCTTACCACCCTATTCCCCACAACTGAATGCTGATGAACAGGTGCATGGCTACATCAAGAGTCACTGGTTTAAAAACAGGTTGTTTACCACCATAAGCGAACTAAAAACGGCCGTTGCTCAAGGATTTACGAACCTGACGCAAAAGCCCTCCCTCATCGCCAAATTCTTTTATCATCCTGACGTCGCTTTCTATACTAATTGACACACCGTAGCTATACTTGAAAAATATTTAAAAGAAGTAAGACCTTTCATTTTTCAATTTGACTACTTGAACGACGGATATAAAATGATTCAAATTCAATCAAGATATGAAACAACCTATATAAGAGGAGCGGGTGGATATGACGTGAATTGGGATACAAAACACACTTATGAAAAGGATAATGAAAAACGAGGATTCATTCGTTTTGAGAGAAATACAGATAAAGAGAATAAAATAGAATGGTTTCCGATTGAAGATAGAAAGTTGTATCTGTTTGATAATCCAAAGACAAATAAAAGGGAGGGGTTTATAATTAAAAAAGACTATCCTGAAGAAACACAAATTGGCCAATATGATAGAGTACGCGAACTTCTCACTT
This Catalinimonas alkaloidigena DNA region includes the following protein-coding sequences:
- a CDS encoding transposase; this encodes MQLVGLPPYSPQLNADEQVHGYIKSHWFKNRLFTTISELKTAVAQGFTNLTQKPSLIAKFFYHPDVAFYTN